ttttatcaattaatttagtaaaacttcatttgCTCCCAAAATTAgttgacaaaccacaataaaatcgttattctagatAAACGGAGACAGCAATGGTTCGAAACCTCtctcaccatcatcatatgttaatttatgataaaactatgcattaaaaaatattgtcatattttttgaatttttctcaaaatctatgtgttaacctctacaaaataataagtttttcggtaaacggttaatatactgaagtcGATaatctttagttttattttaaattttcaaaccacattctacatttgtattaatgtattctaagctCTCTTACAAGGTACATtggcatcgttctattttttatcaattaatttagtaaaacttcatttgCTCCCAAAATTAgttgacaaaccacaataaaatcgttattctagatAAACAGAGACAGCAAAGATTCGAAACCTCtctcaccatcatcatatgttaatttatgatacaattatgcattaaaacaatattgtcaattttttttattttttctcaaaatctatgcgttaacccctacaaaatattaagtttttcggtaaatggttaatatactgaagcctatatctttagtttttttaaaaatttctaactatattctacatttgtattaatgtattctaagctCTCTtacatggtacatgggtatcgttctattttttatcaattaatttagttaaacttcatatactcccaaaattagttgacaaaccacaataaaatcgttattctagagaaacggagacaacaaaggtttcaaacctctctgaccttcatcatatgttaatttatgatataactatacattaaaacaatattgtcatatttttgaattttcctcaaaatctatgtgttaaccccctacaaaatattaagtttttcggtaaatggttaatatactgaaacctataatctttagtgttgttttaaaatttataaccacattctacgtttgtattaatgtattttaagctctctTACAAAGTACATGAGcatcattcaatttttttatcaattaatttagtaaaacttcatacgCTTCAAAATTTAgttgacaaaccacaataaaatcgttattctagagaaacgaagacaaaatGGGTTTTAAACCTCtctcaccatcatcatatgttaatttatgatacaactatgcattaaaaagtattgttatattttttgaatttttctcaaaatctatatgttaacccttacaaaatattaagtttttcgataaatggttaatatactgaaaacctataatctttagagttgttttaaaatttataaccacattcaatatttgtattaatatattctaaactctcttacatggtacatgagcatcgttctatttttttcaattaatttagtaaaacttcatttgCTCCCAAAAGTTTTTTAACGAATCACagtaaaatcgttattctagagaaactgaggcaacaaaagttccaaacctctctcaccatcatcatatgttaatttatgatacaactatgcaataaaacaatattgtcatattttttgaatttttctcaaaatctatgtgttaagtttttcggtaaatggttaatatactgaaacctataatctttagtgttgttttaaaatttctaaccacattctacatttgtattaatgtattctaaactctctttcatgttacattggcattgttcttgttttttatctattaatttagtaaaatttcatattctcCCTAAATCAAAGGACAAACCACAAGAAAATCGCCTTTCTAGAGAAACTGagacaacaaaaattttaaacctctcTTACTACcatcatatattagttaatgatacaactatgcattaaaaatattgtcatatttttttaaaaaaaatctcaaaatctatgagttaacccctacaaaatattcagtttttcggtaaatattctatatactgaagtccataatctttagtgttgttttaaaatttctaaccacattatacatttttattaatgtattctaaactctcttacatggtacataggcatcattctctttttttttttgacagcaaacaaaacatttacagactcatattgactctgtaaaccaattcggtaactctgcatccatgtgaacaacgaaagacggttgtttcctagcactacATGCTAAACTATCCGCCCGTAGGTTCTCCGTCCGCGGTATATgaacgatgtctgagttgaggaaacttctttttaaaagcttaatgtcttccagataactttcaaatgctggtcattcttctggttccgaaaccatcttcaccaattgagaacaatccgttgcaaacgtcacctgaaactgtcttaaattcttcatgcattccattggcCAAATTAAAGCCTCCACCTCCGAATGAAGGGGTGAGAGACATGCCCTGGAATGCCCCCTAATAAACCATCGAAACCCGCTAAAGTGCTATACAAGCCTTAACCTGAAAATAAATCTTTAtctttccatgatccatctatGAAGCACCATCGTCCTGACGTTGCTAATGTGGAAGTGGTATGTACCTGATGCCCCCTCATTGGATCATTTACTACTTGTGCTCAGCCCAGAATGATGACTCAAATTATGCTAATTTGAGTATTTCCCTcggatcaatatccagattgctaaaaaaattgttattatggcctttccatatataccataatatccatgcaaattagtggtcatccatctttggattaactctccaaaaaagatgatccatattaacaaaaaaagaactgATAGGAAAAATATTAGGATGCGATGGTATCTTAGATAATGTCCATACTTGACGTGccggaggacattcaaaaacaacatgatttattgatttcTCCGGATCTCCGCATCGggcacaacatatatccccttgtattcctcttgattttagatttttcattacCGCTATACATCCTGAGAGTTGCCATAAGAAGTGTTTTATTTTCAGAGGGCACCGcactttccagcagaaagcTTTTAATGTATCCACCGTGGGCCATAAAAAactggtggtttttccttatcaGGATAGAAACTTTCCACTTGATAACCTGATTGAACCGAATATTTCCCATTGTTggtaaaatgccatccatttcTATCTTCCATCTGATTACGACTTAATGGAATACTTCTAATAATTTATGCATCATGAGGATCTACCGAAGTCATGATTACCTATAAATTTCATGTTTGGGATTCCTGATTAATGAGGGAATCCAGTTTGAGATCCGGGTAAAGCTTCATATGCTAGTTCATATGCTCCATAAATCAGTGGATAAATTACAATAAAATCGGTATTCTAGAGAAATCAAGACAACAAAGATTTCAAACCTATCAAACCATCATCATATGCTAGTTCAtaatacaactatgcattaaaacaatattgtcattttattgaattttttttcaaaatattcagttttttggtaaatagttaatatacggaagcctataatctttagtgttatttttaaatttctagcTATATTGtgcatttgtattaaatttCTGATGCACTCTTTCTCATTGCATTTATTTCTTtggaaattcaaaatttgaaaattataatttatggaTGTGATAATTTATACTCAGTAGTCACTAGTTATTATTACATACTCCGGTCTCATGATCTCGTTAATTCCTTTATTACGAAACTACCTAGAAAAATTACTATAACATTAGCCTTCTATGTCTAGGTTTTTCACCTTTTTATTGCATATCATTTCAGTAACCACGTATAAACTATAATTATATACGTTTGTCATATGGTATGAGATATTAGACTAATGGATACCGAGTCAACAAATGGTCGGCTATTTTTCATTATCACATTATTAATCTATATGAACCACACTTCTCAGGTAAAAGAATTGGCAACAATTCTAAGGTATGGTTAGCTTCGGGGTTGACTTTAACTTATACACATCTGGAAAAGGTTTAAATCCGTGTTCGAATTATATATCAATGAATCAATGAATTGTTAACTAAacgattatttatttttagtcaaCCTACAAGTTGTAGACGTGCAAAAGTCAAATAAATTAGCAAGTTTTAATtactaaatttaaaatgttgGCAAAAAtgtcaaacacacacacaagaagATGGTCTTCTTTAAATAAATGGATAGTAGGCAGACGAATGTCTtctatacaaaaacaaaacaggcttttcttctctcttcttctaccAAAGGGTTTCTCAACCTCATACATAATCTCCACCGCCATGAGCCACCCGAACCACCACCAGCAGCCGCCGAGCTATGTCACCGACCCAAACACCATGTTCGTTCAAGCAGATCCTTCCAACTTCCGAAACATCGTCCAAAAACTCACCGGAGCACCACCGGAACTCTCCACAGCACAACAGAAGCTTCCTTTAACACCGAAGAAACCAGCCTTCAAGCTCCACGAACGTCGTCAGTCATCCAAGAAAATGGAGCTGAAGATCAACAACGACTCCTTCAGCCATTTCCGCCGAGGGTTCCTGGTCTCTCCCGTCTCTCACCTGGACCCATTCTGGGCGCGCGTGAGCCCACATTCAGCGCGTGAGTATCCTCACACACCACCGGACAATGAGGAGCAAAAAGCTATCGCGGAAAAAGGGTTCTACTTCCTTCCGAGTCCGAGAAGCGGGGCTGAGCCAGCACCGATGCTTTTGCCTTTGTTTCCTCTTTCTTCTCCCAACGGCACTAATCACCGTAATGAAGATGATTATCGCGACTGCTAATCATAATTTGTAGTCATAATTTCAGTTTTAGGCTATATATTGATCTTAAGCTGGTGACATCTCTGTTgctttttactttttgttagggataatctctcttttttattatcatcatcatccctCGTAATTAACTTGTTGAAGGGTCAACTATTTCGCCGCGTGTAGTCCACTATCATcaggatataaatatttattctacAAGTTCTTTCtgtgacaaaagaaaaaaatctacaagTTCTTTTTTTCATACTCGGCAAGGAAGCCAAAATCATTTCACAAgtagatgtttaatttatttatttatttattttttttttttttaacacaagtAGATGTTTAATTACAGCTCCATTTTGTACACTATATACTGGCAGCTTTATATATCAAACAATTGATTTTGCTTACAAATGAGTTGATGCATGAGGGGGATGTGAATGAATAGATAACCTATATGTTGACCTTTTGGGTTAAGGAAGAAAGTAAATTGAGGTCAGTTCTTTAGGGCGATAGGGTAGACAGTGTGTAACAGTGTTCCGTTCAATTTAATTTGTGTGTGTCATGAAGCTGCCAGCCGTTGGATTTAATGACAAAGCTGTGACGCAGAATGAAGCTATTTCCTCTTCACATCCAACGGCTAAGATTAATTATATAGATGAAAAAAGTAGTGGTATTAATAATAGATGTTACTTGTAACAGAGGGTGTCTCTGCCTCTCACTTTAAAGTCAGTTGTCAGTCTATCTTCGAACTTTGCCCCCTCAGGTGTAATCCAAATTTGAAACCGCTTTTCAAATCCTAGCCGTCCATTTGTCAAACCTAACAAGTGCCCTCACAAGCCCATTTTGAGTTCAAGAGAAGCATGATTTACTGAACCTACAATAACAAACTTAATGGGTTTCTTATACTCTCAGCCCATTCAGCTTTCTTAGGATCCTTTATATTTCATATAAGTTTTGTGTTGACATTTAAAAATCTGCCTGTATTAGTACCCTCTCTTTATTATGTCTTGTGTGTTGATTTTACGTTTTCTCTCAGAATAGAATGAATAAAAGATTATCTCTTTTATGGAAAAAATCATCCAACTTCTCTCTAGACCTTCAAAAACTGATATCGTCTTCCGGCGGCCGGTAGGCTAATCGCCACCGGTTGCCATACtcttttgtgttttcttttttggtgTATTATATTATCTTCCGTTTAGCGGATAATGGTTTTCGCTAGGCGACTTATATTTCGTTTGACGATTTTGTTGTGTCTTTTCAAGCCAATATCGAACTTgttcttcatgattatcttGTGCTTTCGATTTGGTTTGAATAAATAAGTTTTAGATATATCCATAAAATCCTCTTTGCTTGCTTTAATCAAAAATCCCGAAGCTATGTCCTTAGTTCTTCTTTTCTCATTTTAGCTTGTTTTACTTCAATGGATTATAAATCTACATGATTTATGGCCACACAAACTGGGCTTTGCATGTAGTATTTCTTTGTTTGTAAATCAAGAGATTGGGAGTGTCTTGGCGATGGTGAGATCAGATCAAGAAGAGTTGGGGTCTTATGGATGTCCTAACAAATGATCTATATCTTTTCCTCCTTCAACCTCCCCAGAGATACGTGAAGATGGTGACTGAAGAATATGGTAATATGCGTAGGTAGTCTGCAAAGAGGATAATCTCAGAGGATTTCTGAAGTCTGTTGATGGTGGTAAATTGAAGCGGAGAAGACAACGGTTTAGAGGCGGATAAGACACCGACTTCGCGGCGGAGGATACACCGGCAATAGGCGTGTTCGGAAGTTGGTGGAAGATGCTAGATCTATCTCCTAAATGATGCCACGTGGTCCTAATCTCTTTCGGTGGAAGACTCGTAGACCAATTCTCATCTCATCAATATATTTTCTTTCCGATTAAGTTTAATATATTGGGCCTTTATGTAGACTTTTAAATCCTCTGTACCTTGCCCATTGGGCTTTATGAAATGaaatatgttcaaaaaaaaaaaaatctcttttatGGAAAACATAGTTCACCTCACTGGTCCACCTCTTAGTTGATACATACTATAGATACTTGGTAGGTCTGCCATTAAAACTTAACAGTTCGATATTTCctattgaaaattttgtaagAACATAGATATTCAGTAGACGtcacattataaatttataagtggaaaaaaataccatataatagcatatactaatatttatttGCATAAACACAACTacatttcttttattctttCCAAGAAAGATTTATGCACTAGACTGTTTTTTGTTGGGATTTAGAGCATCTTTGACTCTAAaccctttttttaattttttaattttttaatctgaaaaaaaattaaaaaacaaagaacCATCATGTGCCGATAGAACCCGTAAACAGTGAAAAACCCAACCAAAATCGACCCTTATTTCATTACTTTTGATctttatttcattatttttgtgATCGGTTTTTATGGGATCCCTGGATTAAATAACCTCTAATAACCCGGAATAAAGATGGTCTTAGATCCAGACTCCAAAGAGCTTTTCATATTACACCTCTAAGAAGCAACCAGCTTGCACGTGACCAACATGTGTTTCTAATTTTACCCATCTAAAGCTACCTAAATCACAGATATACCCTACGGTAGCTCCACCGTAACCAGCCAAAGCCTTGCCGTTGCCGATCACAGTCAGCTTTCCCGGCCTCGCTGCCGCGTACGCCACACTGTACACATCAGCAGGGATCTGGCCTACTATCTGCCACGTGCCATTCCTAAGCACCATCACATCTCCACGCCAGCACGCGTACAGGTCCCCGTTTTCGCCGGTGGTAGCGTATATCGGAGCGCTTACGGTTTCCCCGCCGTCGAGAAACTCCTCTCTCACTGGACCCCATTGCCACGTGCACACATCGAAGGATTCAGCAGATTTACTGAACTGCCCCTGTTCCTCCGTGGCGTATCCACCGATGACGTGGAATTTGCCAGCGTGGAAAATCGCCTTGCACTCGTCTCGTTCCCGCGACATATCCGGCAAAAACGTCCACTCGTCTTCCGCCAAATCATACACGATCGCTGACGTCAGCGCTTGCTTCTCTTCGTCGTGTCCACCGGTAACCAGCACCGTCCGATCTGAATCCGAAGCGCATCCGAAGAATGATCTCTTGACACCTGGCATGGTTGCCCCCGCGCGCCATTTGGAGTTGAGGAAACTGAAGACGAAGACCGAATCAGAGGCCTGCCATGTAACCGGGTCAAGCCCACCCAATACAATAAGATCCGACCCGATAGAAACAAGTTTACAGAACAGAGGCAGTCCGTTGAGTCGACCCGGAATCGGAGGAAGCTCCGTCCAGAGACCCGACCCGGATTCAAGAACAGCGACCCGGTATTCCGGCGATGCGAAGTTCTTGCCGGATCCGGGTTCTCTGTCCGTGTCGACACGAGCTTGCGACATGATGAGAAGCTCTTGGCTATGCCCTGAAGCTTTTCGTTGCTGGAAAAACTCAGAGACAGAGACTTCACGGTTCCAGCCTCTGCAAACGGAGGCCATAACAGGGAACTGTTTGTAAGAGGAGCGGAGGAGACACTCGCGAGCTACGTCGTAGGGGAGATTAGGGATGAGTTCCATCTCGaaagattttattttctttagtttCTGGAGAAGAAAAGAAGGGAAGAGATTGAAGCTTTTTAAAAAGAGTGAAAGATGTTAAAGTGAGAAAAAAGGGAAGTGGATAGAGAGAAGGTTGAGAAGATGCTGAAGGTGGAAGAGGAGAGTGTGTCGCTTTATAGATATTTGATTTGATGATAAGTGTTTCTAGAAACTCTCAACTCCTTGATTCATTCATATCCTTCCTTATTATTATTTGCCTAAACAAATAATTCGTGAATTTTGTCTCTGtctaaagaaaaacaattagttttttGTAAGCTTGTtttatactccttccgtttcatattaagtgtcgttttagaaaaaaaaattcgttacaaaataagtgttgttttcgattttcaatgtaaaatttattaattttatacaaaatttatttttctattggttgaaatatggttaggtgtataggtaataatattttttataaaaaatatacaaaattaattgttttcttaattcgtgtgacgaaacctaaaacgacacttataatgaaacagatggagtaaaTGAAacaatactccctctgtttcattataagtgtcatTTGAGATTTTTGCACGCAGATTAAGAAATCATTTAATTTTGCatgttttctatataaaaatgttattacCCATACACCTATTCCTATTTCaactaatagaaaaataaactgcagaataaaactaaaatgacacttattttgcaacgaaattttttttctacaacggcaattaatatgaaacggatgaaatattatttttctgaaTGAAATGAAGATAACGGCATGTGAAGTGAGAATGGGTGTCCGGTTAATGGTTTGCGACTTGTAGCGTAAAGGTCGAGGCTTTGAATCAACTGGGACAAGTTGAAGGAtgagatattttaaatttattttaatatctaCTATTATTTTGGTGGTATTCTTATTATCAAATTTAGTAATCCAGccataaaaacgaaaatatatccAAGATCGTAAGTGATATACAAGATCGTAAGTATACAGTTCATAGTGTAAGGAACGAGAATGAATAAATCTATCGTAAAGGAAGAAGAAATCTTTACACTTGCACATTAGCGACTGTACTTTCTGTATGTACCTTATGAATCTAGATTTTAGATCACACCCTTTTTctcatattataatattaatcgTATCACACCCTTTTGCTTTGTAAAAGATCGATCTATTCATTATAAACAACTAAATTAACGTCAGtagtacaaaaaaaagtttcaatatACATGTGGAACAAAGTCCAAGCACATAATTAATAGTCTTTTAAAAATCAACTAATATTTATAGaagatataaaaattaaaaataaacagaatTTATACAAATCCAGCTGAAAACAATGTTGGGTCTTTCCTCCTACATTATCTTTTCTCTATCCCTTCTAGAAGCTTTATATTGGCCTTTCTTATCCGGCTTGCTGTCTGTATGTGTGTGTCACAACTTGGCTCGACCATAAACATTTTGCTTACcgatttgtttatttaaatctGCTATGATAATACTAACCATTACACCGATGAATAAAGATGAAACCAAAGATGCATCCTCTTATAATATGTGGGTTACAAACTTACAATTTATAGTAGGCAGATAGATcttcaatctttttttcttttttaaaaggatATTTATTTAAGCTGATTATCGCGTGTGACATAACGAATCGAAAAGCATTCCATAAAAAACAACAATCATTGTTCTAAGAAAACTAACTACATCACCAATGCTTATAGTACGAACATAAATAATTACACACAATCGTTAAGCTGTACAAAGTTGAATAATACAATGGTTGGCGTAGCAGCATGATCCATGCAGATCGGACTCATTCTAGTGCATGCCCACCACATGTTTACTTTGTAAGCATTTTTAACCTATAAATTTGGttagtttcttaaaaatatgatGCCTATGGAtcctatatatatttgtatatattatgattattattattttttggatttatttattagattgaaagcataaatatatagtatctatctatatatttcTCATAGTTTATATTTTCTACAATTTATTTTTGCTATAAGCTAAGGTATAATGGCGTTCTTTGCTATACCGTGTATTAAATTGCGTCTGTTGAGTCTAAGAACACTTTCAAATGGAGTTTTATACACTGGAGttcttaaaatatgtattatgtatagatatatgtatgtatataggGATTTTAAGAACCTTTGCCTATGGAGTTCCACAAAAATTGTGGATCCCACAAatacttatatttatatatatatatatatacataacacaTATTTTAAGAGCTTCAATGGGAAGAACCCCTTTGGAAGTGGTCGTAGACGACTATACGTTGTCCATGCTATCTGTTTGATAGATAACGTTCAAGGTCTAGTAACTGAGATAATTGCTGTGAAAAAATTCGAGCTGCCGCATGACAattaataaactaaatttaCTGTGCCGTGAAGGATGAGCTAAGGAGGGAAGCAAAACGAACGGCGTCCTAGTGACTAGAAAGGTTGACGAGAACAAAGCGACACGGCGTCGACATCCTGAAAGAGAAGAGACGTGATTCGTTGGGTGGCTCTTTGATAAATCAAAACGATAAAACGACGTTCACAGATGGGAATAGACTAGTAATACTGCATTGCTGGGAGCCTGGGACCTACACAGTGAATGTTCTTGTCGAAATTTCAAAACTCAATACTTTTATTTGGTCGCATTCAATAATTCATAGTTTTGAAAAAGGTATTCGTCACAAGAAAATTCGCCAAGCCGTTgattaaaagacaaaagaatAGAAACATGAAATAATTTGCCAAATCGTTTAGATTTTTATAGATGAACAGGGGATGCATTAATTTAACTCGTTGTCAATGactatcaaaattttttttgcaaatagaCTCAATACAACTAGTGTATCATTGCATACAACATGACATATTACGAAGACAAGATTTGCCCATACAAGTGGTATTTTACTGCCCtgaaaaagaaatagaaactgGATATTTATGCTGTCGACATCAAAATAAAGAAGGCCGTAGAGGATAAGCTCTCATTAATTTTCCTTAGGTATTATACATTCTTTATATCCATTATGAATTATGATAGTTATCCTTTAGCTGACGTGGATTTTATATCTTCTACCGCCGGTAATTGTATCTCTTTTTAAAGTGCGCgtaacaattatttattttcatccTCATCAGCATGCATACatcaactttatttttttaaaggtcAGTTTCCTGGACGCCAAGTCTAGCTGACTTTCGTATATTGTTTTGCTTGTTAACCTAGGTAAAGAAACGCCATTATAGTTTGTTTATCTTACTTTGGGGGGAAAAGTTTGACAATACGATTTATTAAATGGTAGTAAAGGAAGACAAGCGGATGACAAAATACCCCAATATACTTTGTTTGTCGCTACAACATCTAAAGTGACGACGACGGGAAAAAATATGATGGTAAATCAACAGATTTTAGCTGATAGAAAACATGCTTTTATATTAATAGCGTCGGACAAACGGACGAACGACAACACGGCGGTCAAACGAACATGCTTAAAGTCAAGCGAGAAAAGCGGACACAGAACATGCCAAAGCCattgtgttttttctttctttccaaaAGAGCATATCCAAAGATattctatatttaaagtttcatatttttatttgtattttgatcTTTACAATCACACATCaactttatgattcataaatatttttttatttattgttttaatccttaaaaaaattata
This Brassica napus cultivar Da-Ae chromosome C6, Da-Ae, whole genome shotgun sequence DNA region includes the following protein-coding sequences:
- the LOC106357429 gene encoding VQ motif-containing protein 11-like; this translates as MLAKMSNTHTRRWSSLNKWIVGRRMSSIQKQNRLFFSLLLPKGFSTSYIISTAMSHPNHHQQPPSYVTDPNTMFVQADPSNFRNIVQKLTGAPPELSTAQQKLPLTPKKPAFKLHERRQSSKKMELKINNDSFSHFRRGFLVSPVSHLDPFWARVSPHSAREYPHTPPDNEEQKAIAEKGFYFLPSPRSGAEPAPMLLPLFPLSSPNGTNHRNEDDYRDC
- the LOC106354847 gene encoding F-box/kelch-repeat protein At1g80440-like; protein product: MELIPNLPYDVARECLLRSSYKQFPVMASVCRGWNREVSVSEFFQQRKASGHSQELLIMSQARVDTDREPGSGKNFASPEYRVAVLESGSGLWTELPPIPGRLNGLPLFCKLVSIGSDLIVLGGLDPVTWQASDSVFVFSFLNSKWRAGATMPGVKRSFFGCASDSDRTVLVTGGHDEEKQALTSAIVYDLAEDEWTFLPDMSRERDECKAIFHAGKFHVIGGYATEEQGQFSKSAESFDVCTWQWGPVREEFLDGGETVSAPIYATTGENGDLYACWRGDVMVLRNGTWQIVGQIPADVYSVAYAAARPGKLTVIGNGKALAGYGGATVGYICDLGSFRWVKLETHVGHVQAGCFLEV